A single window of Bacteroidota bacterium DNA harbors:
- a CDS encoding DUF2279 domain-containing protein — MTKRIAYVFLGLAFMLNSTAQTSSDSLSNNKPKKIFLLSGCGALAGGSIIYLNQVWYSQYNTGKFHFFDDSKEWLQMDKAGHVHSTFQMANLTMKAFDWAGFTKKQSLFIGGTMGYAYMTAIEIMDGYSNGWGFSWADMGSNTLGTALAIGQHAAWKEQRLNLKISFHQTEWAQYNPDLLGKNLSEQVLKDYNGQTYWLTVSPFTFIKSDKKLPKWLGLSIGYGADGMLGGFYNDIAIVDANGFVKKVNRERQYYLSLDVDLSKIKTKYKFVNAVLNAFNILKIPAPTLEFQNGKTKFYYFYF; from the coding sequence TTGACCAAGCGAATCGCATATGTGTTTTTAGGTTTAGCATTCATGCTGAATTCGACGGCGCAAACTTCTTCTGATTCTCTATCTAACAATAAACCCAAAAAAATATTTTTACTCAGCGGCTGCGGTGCATTAGCTGGAGGTTCCATTATTTATCTTAATCAGGTTTGGTATAGTCAGTATAACACCGGAAAGTTTCATTTTTTTGATGATTCAAAAGAATGGTTGCAAATGGATAAAGCGGGGCATGTTCATAGTACTTTTCAAATGGCCAATTTAACAATGAAGGCTTTTGATTGGGCCGGCTTTACTAAAAAACAATCTTTGTTCATTGGCGGAACGATGGGCTATGCCTACATGACAGCTATCGAAATTATGGATGGTTATAGTAATGGTTGGGGATTTTCATGGGCGGATATGGGCTCAAATACTTTAGGTACGGCTTTAGCAATTGGTCAGCATGCTGCCTGGAAGGAGCAGCGGTTGAATTTGAAAATCTCTTTTCACCAAACCGAATGGGCACAATATAATCCTGATCTCCTCGGGAAAAATTTAAGTGAACAGGTTTTGAAAGATTATAACGGACAAACATATTGGCTAACGGTGAGTCCGTTTACCTTTATTAAATCCGACAAAAAATTACCGAAATGGTTAGGACTATCGATTGGTTATGGTGCGGATGGAATGCTTGGAGGTTTTTACAATGATATCGCCATAGTAGATGCAAATGGTTTTGTAAAAAAGGTGAATCGCGAGCGGCAATATTATTTATCGCTGGATGTGGATTTATCAAAAATCAAAACCAAATATAAATTTGTGAATGCAGTGCTAAACGCGTTTAATATTTTGAAAATTCCGGCGCCAACGCTCGAATTCCAGAATGGGAAAACTAAATTTTATTACTTTTATTTTTAA
- a CDS encoding MBL fold metallo-hydrolase, with the protein MKLYSINAGYFKLDGGAMFGVVPKSIWKDLNPADENNMCSWAMRCLLIQDGNRLILVDNGMGNKQSEKFFGFYYLHGNDTLEKSLAQHGFGVDDITDVFLTHLHFDHCGGSIQFNKDKTGYEPAFKNATYWSNQKHWDWAVKPNAREKASFLKENIMPIQESGQLKFTKEGESLLGFEIKEVYGHTEAMMLPMIKYKDTTIAYMADLIPSSGHIPIPYVMGYDMRPLNTINEKEEMLNKAVDNNWLLFFEHDPKVELCSLQKTERGVRMKDVIKMSEL; encoded by the coding sequence ATGAAACTTTACTCGATCAATGCAGGTTATTTTAAATTAGACGGTGGCGCTATGTTTGGCGTGGTTCCGAAAAGCATTTGGAAAGATTTAAATCCGGCCGATGAAAATAATATGTGCAGTTGGGCCATGCGCTGTTTGTTAATTCAGGATGGCAACCGTTTGATATTGGTAGATAACGGCATGGGTAATAAACAGAGTGAAAAGTTTTTCGGATTTTATTATTTACACGGGAATGATACCCTCGAAAAATCATTGGCGCAGCATGGTTTTGGTGTGGATGATATCACCGATGTTTTTTTAACGCATTTGCATTTCGATCATTGTGGCGGCAGTATACAATTTAATAAAGACAAAACCGGATATGAGCCGGCATTTAAAAACGCAACCTATTGGAGCAATCAAAAGCATTGGGATTGGGCAGTAAAGCCCAACGCGCGCGAAAAGGCCAGTTTCTTAAAAGAAAATATTATGCCAATTCAGGAGAGCGGACAATTAAAATTCACGAAAGAAGGCGAATCTTTATTGGGATTTGAAATTAAAGAAGTGTACGGACACACAGAAGCGATGATGTTACCGATGATAAAATACAAGGATACAACCATTGCTTACATGGCCGATTTAATTCCTTCTTCCGGACATATTCCGATTCCATACGTAATGGGTTATGATATGCGTCCGTTGAATACCATCAATGAAAAGGAAGAAATGCTGAATAAAGCCGTTGATAATAATTGGCTCTTGTTTTTTGAACACGATCCTAAAGTAGAATTGTGTTCTCTTCAAAAAACAGAGCGCGGAGTACGAATGAAAGATGTAATAAAAATGAGTGAGCTGTAA
- the bshA gene encoding N-acetyl-alpha-D-glucosaminyl L-malate synthase BshA, producing MNIGIVCYPTFGGSGVVATELGKALAKKGHRVHFMAYNLPFRLNPFNENLFYHEVSVNDYPLFEYQPYESALASKIVDVATYEKLDVLHVHYAIPHASVAYLAQQILKSKKITLPYITTLHGTDITLVGRDPSFEPVIRFSLNNSNAITSVSESLKKDTLTIFKIDNKIDVIPNFINLDDYAKTGTHCEKKHYAPNGEKIMIHVSNFRKVKRVEDVLKVFDKVRKEIPCKLILVGDGPERPAIEKLCRELQTCNDIISLGRINDPTEVLGLGDLFILPSETESFGLAALEAMAMKLPVISTNTGGLPEVNINGETGFVSNVGDVDDMAANSIKLLSDDKLYAEFSNNAYKQALKFDINHILPMYEKLYQNVIAKSH from the coding sequence ATGAACATTGGAATAGTTTGTTATCCTACTTTTGGCGGAAGCGGCGTTGTAGCAACTGAATTAGGAAAAGCTTTGGCAAAGAAAGGTCATCGCGTGCATTTTATGGCCTATAATCTTCCCTTTCGTTTGAATCCTTTTAACGAAAATTTATTTTACCATGAAGTAAGCGTGAATGATTATCCGCTTTTCGAGTACCAACCTTACGAGTCGGCTCTAGCCAGTAAAATTGTGGATGTGGCTACCTACGAAAAGTTAGATGTTCTCCATGTACATTATGCCATACCTCACGCCTCTGTGGCCTATTTGGCTCAGCAAATTTTAAAATCAAAAAAAATTACGCTTCCTTACATCACTACTTTGCACGGAACAGATATTACTTTGGTTGGACGTGACCCTTCCTTCGAACCGGTGATTCGTTTCTCACTTAACAACAGTAATGCCATCACATCTGTTTCTGAAAGTTTAAAGAAAGACACCCTCACTATTTTTAAAATCGACAATAAAATTGATGTGATTCCAAATTTTATCAATTTAGACGATTATGCTAAAACGGGTACGCATTGCGAAAAGAAACATTACGCGCCGAATGGCGAAAAAATAATGATTCACGTTTCCAATTTCCGTAAAGTAAAACGTGTGGAAGATGTTTTGAAAGTGTTTGACAAAGTACGAAAAGAAATTCCTTGCAAACTTATTTTGGTGGGTGATGGTCCGGAGCGCCCCGCTATTGAAAAATTATGCCGCGAACTTCAAACCTGTAACGATATTATCAGTTTAGGAAGAATTAATGATCCTACAGAAGTGCTCGGACTTGGTGATTTATTTATTTTACCGAGTGAAACCGAAAGTTTCGGATTGGCGGCTTTAGAAGCAATGGCCATGAAACTGCCTGTTATTTCAACCAACACCGGTGGTTTGCCGGAAGTAAATATAAACGGAGAAACCGGTTTTGTAAGTAATGTTGGTGATGTGGATGATATGGCTGCTAACAGTATTAAACTTTTAAGCGATGATAAATTGTATGCTGAATTTAGCAACAACGCTTACAAACAAGCTCTGAAATTCGACATAAATCATATTTTACCGATGTACGAAAAGCTGTATCAAAATGTAATTGCTAAATCACACTAA
- a CDS encoding 7-carboxy-7-deazaguanine synthase QueE: protein MNYKVQGLNKEDKELLDKGELLPVMEDFYTIQGEGFNTGKAAYFIRIGGCDVGCHWCDVKESWDASIHPLVKVSDVVQKVVESKAKAVVITGGEPLQYNLDYITEAFKSKGIETYIETSGAYPLSGYWDWICLSPKKTMPPLSEVYAVAHELKIIVYNKNDFEWAQEQASKVSSSCYLYLQPEWSKRESTTPVIVDFVKEHQNWMVSLQTHKYMNIP from the coding sequence ATGAACTACAAAGTACAGGGCTTAAATAAAGAAGATAAAGAACTGCTGGATAAGGGTGAATTGTTGCCGGTAATGGAAGATTTTTATACCATTCAGGGAGAAGGATTTAATACCGGGAAGGCAGCCTATTTCATTCGTATTGGCGGATGCGATGTGGGTTGTCACTGGTGTGATGTAAAAGAAAGCTGGGATGCATCGATACATCCTCTTGTTAAAGTGAGCGACGTGGTGCAGAAAGTAGTTGAGTCGAAAGCTAAAGCTGTAGTAATTACCGGCGGTGAGCCTTTACAATATAATTTAGATTATATCACGGAAGCCTTTAAATCCAAAGGCATCGAAACCTATATTGAAACATCGGGCGCTTATCCTTTGAGCGGATACTGGGATTGGATTTGTTTATCGCCAAAGAAAACAATGCCTCCTTTAAGTGAGGTTTATGCAGTAGCCCATGAATTAAAAATTATTGTGTACAACAAGAATGATTTTGAATGGGCACAAGAACAAGCTTCCAAAGTTTCGTCGTCGTGTTATTTATACCTTCAACCCGAATGGAGTAAGCGTGAAAGCACGACGCCTGTTATTGTAGACTTTGTAAAAGAGCATCAAAATTGGATGGTTTCTTTACAAACTCACAAATACATGAATATTCCATAA
- a CDS encoding histidine kinase, with protein MLNKQRIYWLCQISGWSFFVLVNLLFNTPSLKILLNYLFLLVVGIALTHAYRYLILQFRILKLKIVYQLFFIAVSSLMLSVIFCVAGSVFFVLSLEEVINGIVPFLFWSIIYFGFHYLENYKKTEIQNLRWEAASKDIELNKLKSQLNPHFMFNSMNSIRALIDENPAKAKEAVTQLSNILRNTLLMNKNKEIVLEEELRIVKDYLDLEQIRYEERLRYEMDIDPSSVTKLVPPLIVQAQVENAIKHGISKIPGGGVVKVKTKLEDNNLLLEVKNTGSLSNEKSDTGFGFANSKQRLDLLYGGKASIEISEENSNEVTVRIKISYN; from the coding sequence GTGTTAAACAAACAGAGAATATATTGGTTGTGTCAAATAAGCGGATGGTCGTTTTTTGTACTTGTTAATCTTTTGTTTAACACGCCGTCTTTAAAAATTCTACTCAATTATTTGTTCTTATTAGTGGTGGGAATTGCGCTCACGCATGCCTACCGTTATTTGATATTGCAATTCAGGATTTTAAAATTAAAGATTGTATATCAGCTTTTTTTTATTGCTGTTTCGAGTTTAATGTTATCGGTAATTTTTTGTGTGGCAGGCTCTGTTTTTTTTGTTTTGTCACTCGAAGAAGTAATTAATGGCATCGTTCCGTTCTTGTTTTGGTCGATTATTTATTTTGGCTTTCATTATTTGGAAAATTACAAGAAAACAGAAATTCAAAATTTAAGATGGGAAGCTGCCAGTAAGGATATAGAGTTGAATAAGCTAAAGTCGCAGTTAAATCCTCATTTCATGTTTAACAGTATGAATAGTATCCGCGCATTAATTGATGAAAATCCGGCTAAGGCAAAGGAAGCCGTAACTCAGTTGAGTAATATTTTACGAAACACTTTACTTATGAATAAAAACAAAGAAATTGTTTTAGAGGAAGAGTTAAGAATAGTTAAGGATTATTTGGATTTGGAACAGATACGCTATGAAGAGCGCTTGCGTTATGAGATGGACATTGATCCATCCTCTGTCACTAAGTTAGTCCCCCCACTAATTGTTCAAGCGCAAGTGGAGAATGCCATTAAGCATGGGATTTCGAAAATTCCGGGTGGAGGAGTAGTGAAGGTGAAAACAAAATTGGAGGATAATAATTTATTGTTGGAAGTGAAGAATACCGGTTCATTGAGCAATGAAAAAAGCGATACGGGTTTTGGATTCGCTAACAGTAAACAACGATTGGATCTTTTATATGGAGGGAAGGCAAGTATTGAGATTAGTGAAGAAAATAGTAATGAGGTAACCGTTAGAATAAAAATATCTTATAATTAA